A part of Ziziphus jujuba cultivar Dongzao chromosome 8, ASM3175591v1 genomic DNA contains:
- the LOC107424417 gene encoding organic cation/carnitine transporter 3, with the protein MANSTHPLLSEYSNSEGENPKHSNPNLNVDIEDENEYVPIPSLDSTIETCIGDLGWPQLFQALLVSLAWLFDAQQTFLSIFTDADPPWHCTDSTTTSINSNCSSFSTDVCLLPSDSWAWDLPRHASFISEWGLQCAGSFLTGLPGSSFFMGCLIGGLVLATLADSSLGRKNMLFLGSLVMSLSALCTAFSSNVWIYSALRFVAGFGRSTIGTCSLVLSTELVGKRWRGQVGVIGFLCFTLGFLSLPALAFVNRGSSWRNLYLWTSIPAVLYCLIVRVLVRESPRWLFVKGRKDDAIATLKSMAPPSNLDNLSMMSFSRLPLEQETSSNVDIYSTIKILVQKTWAFRRLSTVMAIGFGIGLVYYGMPLSLGNLAFNLYLSVTFNALSEIPASLVTFLMIGRMNRKTGILVFTVVSGVCSVISVVNIAGKQYKWMQMGLELVSFFSACTAFNVLLIFTIELFPTCVRNFAISLVRQALVFGGVFSPLLAAAGRGGNELVSYGVFGLVIGCCGLFVICLPETRGRAISDTMDEEEHKATSGPLISSPNSVITNNNYVY; encoded by the coding sequence ATGGCCAATTCCACTCATCCCCTGCTTTCCGAGTATTCCAACTCAGAAGGAGAAAATCCCAAACATTCGAATCCCAATCTCAACGTCGACATTGAGGACGAAAATGAATACGTTCCAATCCCATCGCTGGATTCAACAATAGAAACATGCATTGGAGATTTGGGGTGGCCCCAATTGTTTCAGGCCCTCCTCGTGTCTCTTGCATGGCTTTTCGATGCACAGCAAACATTCCTCAGCATCTTCACTGATGCTGACCCACCATGGCACTGTACTGACTCCACCACCACCAGTATCAACTCTAATTGCAGCTCTTTTTCCACCGATGTTTGCCTCCTCCCCAGTGACTCGTGGGCCTGGGATTTGCCACGCCACGCCTCCTTCATCTCCGAGTGGGGCCTCCAGTGCGCCGGCTCCTTCCTCACAGGCCTGCCGGGGTCCTCCTTCTTCATGGGGTGCCTCATCGGAGGGCTTGTGCTTGCAACCCTGGCCGACTCCTCCCTCGGGCGCAAGAACATGCTCTTTCTGGGATCCCTCGTCATGTCTCTATCCGCTCTCTGCACTGCTTTCTCCTCCAACGTCTGGATCTACTCCGCCCTGCGATTCGTGGCCGGCTTCGGCCGCTCCACCATCGGAACTTGCTCTCTCGTCCTGTCCACGGAACTGGTAGGAAAGCGGTGGAGGGGCCAGGTCGGCGTCATCGGATTCTTGTGCTTCACGCTAGGGTTTCTGTCTCTGCCGGCCCTGGCCTTCGTCAACAGAGGCTCTTCGTGGAGGAACCTCTACCTGTGGACTTCCATCCCAGCGGTATTGTACTGCTTAATAGTCAGGGTGTTGGTTCGCGAATCTCCGAGATGGCTCTTCGTCAAGGGACGCAAAGATGACGCCATAGCAACGCTCAAGAGCATGGCTCCGCCGTCCAATCTGGACAACTTGAGCATGATGAGCTTCTCCAGATTGCCCTTGGAACAAGAAACCTCCTCCAACGTCGACATCTACTCCACCATCAAGATCTTGGTGCAGAAAACCTGGGCATTTCGGAGGCTATCCACCGTCATGGCAATTGGATTCGGGATCGGATTGGTGTACTACGGAATGCCATTGAGCCTGGGAAACTTAGCCTTCAATCTCTACCTGAGCGTCACCTTCAATGCCTTATCGGAGATTCCTGCTTCCCTGGTCACGTTCTTAATGATTGGGAGGATGAACAGAAAGACAGGAATTCTGGTATTCACGGTGGTGAGTGGGGTGTGCAGCGTAATTTCGGTGGTGAACATCGCAGGGAAACAATATAAATGGATGCAGATGGGGCTAGAGTTGGTGTCATTCTTCAGTGCTTGCACGGCTTTCAATGTGCTCCTCATATTCACAATAGAGCTGTTCCCAACATGCGTTAGAAACTTCGCAATATCGTTGGTGAGGCAGGCTCTGGTGTTCGGAGGGGTTTTCAGTCCTTTACTGGCTGCAGCAGGAAGAGGAGGAAATGAGTTGGTGTCATACGGAGTGTTCGGATTGGTGATAGGTTGCTGTGGGCTGTTTGTCATCTGTTTGCCCGAGACACGAGGAAGAGCCATTTCTGATACCATGGATGAAGAAGAACACAAAGCCACATCGGGCCCACTAATATCATCACCCAATTCTGTCATTACTAATAACAATTATGTATATTAA
- the LOC107424249 gene encoding uncharacterized protein LOC107424249: MRGSIGIGRKLPNPINISNAAAKHTIIPFSTSSGGRGRGRGGSPPTGGPIRFGVDSAPRAPGQPESDDSQPDPFGSAIGHGRGKPMVPSSPVPPSFASSIKPPTAAGRGRVPSPHSDEVQHSELPKRPIFFKRESGPESARPPPPPPQSTARQVRISDGGGESNLPESIRSLLSGAGRGKPIEQPVPEAQTSQENRHLRAAKKVEAPGRRGTGQSRMSLEEAVKHARGILSRGGYGEGEGEELGGGGGRGRGFRGRGGRGRGRGRGDWRERGRGQRGQLGDSEDGYGAGLYLGDNADGEKLANRLGTETMNKLVEGFEELSHNVLPSPLEDAYLDALHTNFMIEFEPEYLMGDFDRNPDIDEKPPMSLGEALEKVKPFLMVYEGIQSQEEWEEIIKETMETVPLLKEIVDYYSGPDTVTAKQQQQELERVAKTLPASAPDSVKQFTERAVQSLQSNPGWGFDKKCQYMDKLVWKVSHLYK, encoded by the exons ATGAGAGGAAGCATTGGAATCGGAAGAAAACTCCCAAACCCCATCAACATTTCCAATGCCGCCGCCAAACATACCATAATCCCCTTCTCCACTTCCTCTGGCGGTCGAGGCCGTGGACGTGGTGGCTCTCCGCCGACTGGTGGTCCCATACGATTCGGTGTTGATTCGGCACCGCGAGCTCCTGGACAGCCGGAGTCCGACGACTCCCAACCCGACCCATTCGGATCGGCGATTGGACATGGCCGTGGTAAACCCATGGTTCCTTCGTCCCCAGTGCCCCCCTCCTTCGCTTCCTCCATCAAGCCACCTACTGCAGCTGGTCGTGGCCGAGTTCCGAGTCCACACTCGGATGAGGTCCAACACTCCGAACTACCCAAGAgacccattttcttcaaaagggAAAGTGGGCCGGAATCGGCGcggccaccaccaccaccaccacagaGTACAGCGCGACAAGTCCGCATATCGGACGGAGGAGGGGAGAGTAATCTTCCGGAGAGCATTCGGTCGTTGTTGTCCGGTGCTGGAAGGGGAAAACCCATAGAGCAGCCGGTGCCGGAGGCCCAAACCAGTCAAGAGAACCGGCATTTACGAGCGGCAAAGAAGGTCGAGGCTCCTGGGAGACGCGGGACCGGGCAGTCAAGGATGAGCCTGGAAGAGGCCGTGAAGCATGCGAGGGGGATATTATCGCGGGGTGGTTACGGCGAGGGTGAGGGTGAGGAGTTGGGTGGGGGTGGAGGAAGAGGCAGAGGGTTTAGAGGGAGAGGTGGGCGTGGGAGAGGAAGAGGGAGAGGGGATtggagagagagggggagagggCAAAGGGGTCAGCTTGGGGACTCTGAGGATGGATATGGTGCTGGGTTGTATCTTGGGGACAATGCTGATGGTGAGAAGTTGGCTAACAGGCTTGGAACTGAGACCATGAACAAATTGGTCGAAGGCTTTGAGGAGTTGAGTCACAACGTGCTGCCTTCGCCCTTGGAGGATGCTTACCTCGATGCCTTGCACACGAATTTCATG ATTGAGTTTGAACCGGAGTACTTGATGGGGGATTTTGATAGAAATCCAGATATTGATGAGAAGCCGCCTATGTCTCTAGGGGAAGCACTTGAGAAGGTGAAGCCGTTTTTGATGGTATATGAGGGAATACAGAGCCAAGAGGAGTGGGAG GAAATCATAAAAGAGACAATGGAAACAGTTCCATTGTTGAAGGAGATTGTTGATTACTACAGTGGACCAGATACAGTAACTGCGAAGCAACAGCAACAGGAATTAGAAAGAGTTGCAAAAACTCTTCCTGCAAGCGCCCCTGATTCTGTAAAGCAGTTTACTGAGCGTGCAGTCCAATCGCTCCAG AGCAACCCTGGCTGGGGATTTGACAAGAAATGCCAGTATATGGATAAGTTGGTGTGGAAGGTTTCTCATCTGTACAAGTAG
- the LOC107412752 gene encoding myb-related protein 308, which produces MRYRREGVGEFEMGGHRCCSKQKVKRGLWSPEEDQKLIGHITSYGHGSWSSVPKLAGLQRCGKSCRLRWINYLRPDLRKGSFTPEEEQLIIDVHRILGNRWAQIAKHLPGRTDNEVKNFWNSCIKKKLLSQGLDPKTHNLIPSHLRESRPAPSNSNIIIPPDPKHPFPVFSVSSQMKNSLVLEEDPPFSQPLTNAIGQNITRPTSDLIVKGQNCHDMTTIFPCHESPPIESIPTVSCSPSSSVSTTVNNPSAYGLLDDIYNWDASTFDHDQHNQAPRISMEREQYLPLINHEQHDIDKEKIWKLELDKVDHVNKLQGASSFETSSFDDFGFVEPTFTSGIICHDLSSISDLAWNY; this is translated from the exons ATGAGGTACCGCAGGGAAGGTGTAGGTGAATTTGAAATGGGAGGCCATCGTTGCTGCAGCAAACAGAAAGTCAAAAGAGGGTTATGGTCACCTGAAGAAGATCAAAAGCTCATCGGACACATCACATCCTACGGCCATGGCAGTTGGAGTTCTGTCCCTAAACTTGCAG GATTGCAGAGATGTGGGAAAAGTTGCAGATTAAGATGGATAAACTATTTAAGACCAGACCTCAGGAAGGGTTCTTTTACACCTGAAGAAGAGCAACTCATTATTGATGTGCACAGAATTCTAGGTAACAG ATGGGCTCAGATAGCCAAGCATCTCCCAGGAAGGACAGACAATGAGGTGAAGAACTTTTGGAACTCTTGCATTAAGAAAAAGCTTCTCTCACAAGGTTTGGACCCCAAAACCCACAATCTCATCCCTTCTCATCTAAGAGAAAGTAGACCAGCACCTTCAAATTCAAACATAATAATACCTCCTGATCCAAAGCACCCATTTCCAGTTTTCTCTGTGAGTTCACAGATGAAAAATTCTTTAGTGCTAGAAGAAGACCCACCTTTTTCTCAGCCTCTAACTAATGCTATTGGTCAAAACATAACCAGACCCACTTCAGATTTGATTGTAAAAGGTCAGAATTGCCATGATATGACTACTATTTTCCCTTGTCATGAATCACCACCCATTGAGAGCATACCCACTGTATCCTGTTCACCATCTTCTTCTGTGAGTACTACTGTTAATAACCCATCCGCATATGGACTTCTGGATGATATTTACAACTGGGATGCCAGTACTTTTGATCATGATCAGCACAACCAAGCACCGAGAATATCAATGGAAAGAGAGCAATATTTACCACTGATAAATCATGAACAACATGATATAGACAAGGAGAAGATATGGAAATTGGAATTGGACAAAGTTGATCATGTTAACAAGCTGCAGGGTGCTTCATCATTTGAGACCTCCAGCTTTGATGATTTTGGGTTCGTGGAGCCCACATTTACGTCAGGAATAATATGCCATGATTTAAGTTCGATTTCTGATCTTGCATGGAATTATTAA
- the LOC107424101 gene encoding sodium/hydrogen exchanger 3 produces MALEIDSILGKWLGLNTTSSHTAVASTNLFVALLCACIIVGHLLEENRWINESITALSIGLCTGVVILLSTGGRSSHLLVFSEELFFIYLLPPIIFNAGFQVKKKHFFRNFMTIMLFGAIGTLISFGIISLGAIHFFQKMNIGSLDIADHLAIGAIFSATDSVCTLQVLNQVETPLVYSLVFGEGVVNDATSFNASANHNLYRTSGR; encoded by the exons ATGGCGTTGGAAATAGATTCAATTTTGGGAAAATGGTTGGGTTTGAATACCACCTCTAGCCACACTGCCGTTGCCTCAACCAACCTTTTCGTTGCGCTTCTTTGCGCTTGCATTATTGTTGGTCATTTGCTTGAAGAAAATCGATGGATTAACGAGTCCATTACAGCACTCTCAATT GGACTGTGCACTGGAGTTGTTATATTGCTTTCAACTGGAGGAAGAAGCTCGCATTTATTAGTGTTCAGTGAAgaacttttctttatttatctgcTTCCTCCTATCATTTTCAATGCCGG GTTCCAAGTGAAGAAGAAGCATTTTTTTCGCAACTTCATGACTATAATGTTGTTTGGTGCTATTGGCACTCTCATATCCTTTGGCATCATTTCCTTAG GTGCTATACACTTCTTTCAGAAAATGAATATTGGTTCTCTGGACATTGCAGATCATCTTG CAATTGGAGCAATCTTTTCAGCAACAGATTCTGTTTGCACCTTGCAA GTGCTTAATCAAGTTGAGACACCTTTGGTATACAGTCTGGTTTTCGGGGAAGGTGTAGTAAATGATGCCACATCATTCAATGCGTCAGCCAATCATAATTTATACAGAACCAGTGGCAGATAA